A genome region from Streptomyces sp. NBC_01296 includes the following:
- a CDS encoding RDD family protein has product MSFGDPNNPYGQQPPQGQPGYPQQAPQGVPPQYGYPQQPPQGVPPQQYGYPQQTPPPYGAYPPPGMPGMPGSGMPPLAHWGQRFGAYLLDLLIIAGPMYALGFIDIATADNSATAEPGIFFTIGVLYAIGMGFFQLYKEGSTGQTTGKKVLGISVRREADGNTLGFGMAFVRKLAHALDSFACYVGWLWPLWDEKKQTFADKVCSTVVITVPKG; this is encoded by the coding sequence ATGAGCTTCGGCGACCCGAACAACCCGTACGGCCAGCAGCCCCCGCAGGGTCAGCCCGGTTACCCGCAGCAGGCCCCCCAGGGCGTGCCGCCGCAGTACGGCTACCCGCAGCAGCCTCCGCAGGGCGTCCCCCCGCAGCAGTACGGCTACCCGCAGCAGACCCCGCCTCCGTACGGCGCGTACCCGCCGCCCGGGATGCCCGGCATGCCCGGCTCGGGCATGCCGCCGCTCGCCCACTGGGGCCAGCGCTTCGGCGCGTACCTGCTCGACCTCCTGATCATCGCGGGTCCGATGTATGCGCTGGGGTTCATCGACATCGCCACCGCGGACAACTCGGCCACGGCCGAGCCCGGCATCTTCTTCACGATCGGCGTGCTGTACGCGATCGGCATGGGTTTCTTCCAGCTGTACAAGGAGGGCTCCACCGGTCAGACGACCGGCAAGAAGGTCCTCGGCATCAGCGTGCGCCGCGAGGCCGACGGCAACACCCTCGGCTTCGGCATGGCGTTCGTCCGCAAGCTGGCCCACGCCCTCGACAGCTTCGCCTGCTACGTCGGCTGGCTGTGGCCGCTGTGGGACGAGAAGAAGCAGACCTTCGCCGACAAGGTGTGCAGCACCGTCGTCATCACGGTCCCCAAGGGCTGA